GCTGGCGTCGATCAACTGGACCGCCGATGACAGATCCGGAGCAACATCGAAGACCAGGTCGTTGGACAAATCGGTGACATACACCCGATCATCGGTGCCGATGGCGCTCTTCCACGGGCCGGAGGCCCCGCCCCAAGTCACGCCTGCGGTGCCCGAGTTGATTTCGGTCATATCGGCCTTGAGCCTGTAGACCCCCTCGGGATTGTTTCGTCCGTATGCGGTCTCCCCCGACGTCGCATTCGAGACGTACACACTCCCATAATGCGGGCTGCCCGGATTCCGGTTCACCGATACGCCGACGGGTACATAGAACGACGTTGATGTCTGGTCGACGCTGATCTGGGTCCACACGGTGTATCCGAAGTCTGCGGCGGTGATCTTCACGGTATAGCTGCCGTTGGGGGCACGGGTACCGTCGTCCTTGCGGCCGTCCCAATCGAACACATGTGTGCCCTTCTTCTGGCGGGCGATACTGACGGTCCGGACGGCAGTCAAGGTATTATCCAGCACCTCGATCTTGACGCCCGGGTTCACCCCATCGCCATCGGCGTTTTCATTGAGAACATACGTAACCTTGAGGGTTCCGCATGTGTCGTTCAACGCGGAGGCGTCGACCGTCACGCCCGATGGATAAACATTGGCGTATACAACCCCGGCGCACAGCCAGAGCAGAACCGCCGCCACACTCAAGTTCAGCCTGAATTGAGGCCCTGTCATGATTTGGCTCCTTTCCTTAGGGATAACATACCTACCGAACAATCTGCTCGGAATCCACGACGCCGTACAACTCACAGAGCAAGCAGCATGATAGATGTGAGTCTTGCTTGGCGCTTCTTTCATGGGCCGCTGATTGGCGACCCCTGGATCATTCCTCCGCCCGTGGATCAATAATTCCCCAACACAAACGCCTTCAGATTCTTGCCCGATGTGGGCTGGCCGAATTCGGTGAACAACTCGTCGGCCCAAGTCCTGGCCGGATACATCCGGCTCTCGACGTGATAGTCCAAGAAACCGATATTCGTGCGGCCCAGTGCCCTCGGGTCGTCCAGAGCCCTGGCCGGGCTGTGACGCGTCGTGATACGATCATACTGGGTATTAAAATTGCCCTCGGGGTATCCGTTGTTGATGTTATCGTACGGATGCTCCTCGAACAGGTACATAACCTGCGAAGGGGCAAAGACGACGCGCTCTCCGAACTTGAACGACCGGTAGCGAACCCCCCCTGGCAAAGGCGCGTTGCTGACCGCCTCGACATAAACGAAGCTTCCCAGCTCCTCGAGCGTCTTGCAGCCGATGTAGGCGTTCATCGAGTAGCTGAGTCGTCCGTTGCCTCCGCCGCCCTGGGGAGTCTCATCGGCGGTTCCGGGTTTGTCGGCGGCACACAAGTAGATCTCGACGTTCTTTGTATAGCGAAATATGGTGCCGATCTGGGGCACCTGCCGAAGGAATTTCGGGTCCGTGTAGTAAGGCTTGGTGTAATAACCGCTGACGCCCCTTGCTCCCTCCCATGTCATGCCTTTAAGACGCCCGTCCGGTCCGAGGTTTGTTTCCGGGTCCGGCAGCGGCCAAATCCCTCGCAGATAGAAGCTGCTCTGACTCGCCGGCAAGACCTTGTGGTCCGCCTGGTAGAACATGTGCCCCAACATGACCTGGCGCATGTTGGACTTGCAGATGGTGTTTCGCGTGTATTCGCGAGCCTTGCTGAGAGAAGGCAACAATATGGCAATCAGCAGGGCGATGATCGCCACGACGACCAGGATTTCGATCAGAGTGAAGGCCCGGATTATGCGGGGTTGTTGAAGATGGATCCGCAGGTGAGCAGGTCTTTTCATTGCCGTGGCTCACAGTGACAGGGGCGTTCGGCCGCGCGGCGCGCTTGGCGCGGTACCCACACTTGACAATTCCCATTATAACCAGCCGCCCGGGAAAGACAATAGGCCCATCCCGGGCGTCCGGGAAACTACTGAACAGACGCTCCAACCCGGGGGGTCCTCCTGCGGGGCCCCCGCCGGGTTGGCGTCTTAATCCTTGGGCATGCCAAGCATTGCCCGTCTCAGTTGCGTCAGGCAATCCGTCGCCGACGCAGGCAGGCCAGCCCGCCCAGGGCCAGCAGAACGACCGCCGCAGGCTCGGGAATCAGGACAAAAGAGCCGTCAGAGCCGGTAATGGCCATCCAGTCGCCGCCGGGCGAGTAAATCCGCAACGTTTCGCTGCTGCTGCTCACGACGTACAGATTGCCGGCCGCGTCAAAGTCCAAATCGCGAATCGTGGCACCCGAGTGCGCGATCGTATCAACCAGCGCGACGTTGGACGGATCGCTGATGTCCAAGATGTAGATCTTGCTGTTGTTCGTGCCGACGGCGATCAGGTCGTTGAGATTGTCGATCGCCAATATCCCATAACCCCGATCGAGGGCGACCGTGCTGGGCCCCGACTTCCAAGACGGAGAGCTCGCCCCGTCCGCCCAGTGTAAGAGCGTAGGCACCGCGTCACTGTCGGTGTAGCGGTACTGGCAGATCCACCAACTCCCATCCGAGTCACGGACAAAATCCATGTTGGAATTCTGGATGTGGTTGGGGATGTCCTGGGTCTGCTCAACGGGTGTCCCGCTATAGCCGGTTTGCGTGCCGATGTCATACCGCAGGATGCTGCCCATGCCGCTGCCGGCATTGAAGTCCTCATCCAGCGTGTACAGCACTGTATTTGCTCCCGTTCCCTCAATGTACACCGACGCTACGCTACCGTGCACGCCGGCAACCAAGCCGGTTGACGTCCGGCCGACGTTGGTCAGGATCTCATCGAAATTCGACTGGGGATTGGCGTTGCATCGCCACACGCCGGAGTTCAGATCCGACCAGTCCGCAATATACACACTGTCATCCGGGGCCACGGTGATCTTCCACGGGCTGTTCGATCCGCCGGTAGTCCAATTGATGCCGCCCGCAAAAGCGGTGTCACCCTGGCCCAGAACGTCGCCCTGATCAGCGGTCATCACGTAGATGCCGTCGGTCGTGGTACGCCCGCCGGCAGCCACGGCCCCACCGAGCCCCTCGCTGACATAGATTCTTCCGAAATTCGAGCTGGCCGCGTTCTTGTTAACAGAGACACCCCTGGGCGAGTAATACTTGCTCTGGGTCAAGTTGTCGTCGCTGATCTGCGTCCAGCCGACAGCGGCGGACTTGCTGACCTTGATCTGGTAGCTTGATCCCAGCGTGGCATCGAATGTATAGGTGCCCTTGTTGAGCGTTCCCATGTTCACAACTGTGGCGCCGCCGTCGTAGACAATCTTGACGTTGGCGCCGTCCTCATTCAGGACAAAAGTCGAGCTTGCCCCGTTCTGAACGACGCCCGAGGCGTAGGGGACGGCCATCGCCGCGGAAACCAATCCCAGAACGGCGACCATAGACAGAACAACCAAAGATTTGCTTTGCATGATCGATCTCCTCCAAAAGACCCTGTGACAGGCTCCACTGGACAACCGTTCGACCGCTGAGCTGTCGTTCCAGCGGCTCGCCCGGTTTCGGCCAGAAAGGCAACCCTCTCAACAACCGAAATGTTTCTGCACCCGGGGAACCTTCAGGGAAGAGCGGAACAGTGGTGCTTTTCCTCTCCCCGATTCCGGTATACCCCACGCTGACTAGGCTACCAGGGAAACCGGCGCATGGCAAGGAAAATCTTGAGGAAAGCCGTCGCCGGCCGGGCCCTGGCAAGGCGGTATTCGGCGGTGCTTCAGTATCACTGATTCTTCTGCAGCAAGGGCTGTCTTTGATGAACGATTGAACGATCGGGCCTTTGCGTTGCCCCAGCGGGCTGATTGCGATAAACTAAAGGGGTTGATAACCAGTCCAGTGCGGCCGG
The genomic region above belongs to Phycisphaerae bacterium and contains:
- a CDS encoding prepilin-type N-terminal cleavage/methylation domain-containing protein; the protein is MKRPAHLRIHLQQPRIIRAFTLIEILVVVAIIALLIAILLPSLSKAREYTRNTICKSNMRQVMLGHMFYQADHKVLPASQSSFYLRGIWPLPDPETNLGPDGRLKGMTWEGARGVSGYYTKPYYTDPKFLRQVPQIGTIFRYTKNVEIYLCAADKPGTADETPQGGGGNGRLSYSMNAYIGCKTLEELGSFVYVEAVSNAPLPGGVRYRSFKFGERVVFAPSQVMYLFEEHPYDNINNGYPEGNFNTQYDRITTRHSPARALDDPRALGRTNIGFLDYHVESRMYPARTWADELFTEFGQPTSGKNLKAFVLGNY
- a CDS encoding PEP-CTERM sorting domain-containing protein (PEP-CTERM proteins occur, often in large numbers, in the proteomes of bacteria that also encode an exosortase, a predicted intramembrane cysteine proteinase. The presence of a PEP-CTERM domain at a protein's C-terminus predicts cleavage within the sorting domain, followed by covalent anchoring to some some component of the (usually Gram-negative) cell surface. Many PEP-CTERM proteins exhibit an unusual sequence composition that includes large numbers of potential glycosylation sites. Expression of one such protein has been shown restore the ability of a bacterium to form floc, a type of biofilm.), which gives rise to MQSKSLVVLSMVAVLGLVSAAMAVPYASGVVQNGASSTFVLNEDGANVKIVYDGGATVVNMGTLNKGTYTFDATLGSSYQIKVSKSAAVGWTQISDDNLTQSKYYSPRGVSVNKNAASSNFGRIYVSEGLGGAVAAGGRTTTDGIYVMTADQGDVLGQGDTAFAGGINWTTGGSNSPWKITVAPDDSVYIADWSDLNSGVWRCNANPQSNFDEILTNVGRTSTGLVAGVHGSVASVYIEGTGANTVLYTLDEDFNAGSGMGSILRYDIGTQTGYSGTPVEQTQDIPNHIQNSNMDFVRDSDGSWWICQYRYTDSDAVPTLLHWADGASSPSWKSGPSTVALDRGYGILAIDNLNDLIAVGTNNSKIYILDISDPSNVALVDTIAHSGATIRDLDFDAAGNLYVVSSSSETLRIYSPGGDWMAITGSDGSFVLIPEPAAVVLLALGGLACLRRRRIA